In the genome of Halictus rubicundus isolate RS-2024b chromosome 9, iyHalRubi1_principal, whole genome shotgun sequence, one region contains:
- the LOC143356904 gene encoding uncharacterized protein LOC143356904, giving the protein MTQLILISVVGLLIGNAIADVLVQPGYGQPSPSLLSHPIVQPFSTLPQAASPGLLQPHSPGYHLELHPVYGHLGQSTGGLGYLPGHDLSRSLSKPAYRRLHFGGLRGFGLPGAHGIIPRIPVPAPRRFRRSIGELSNAGELREKRDSAALATKSTLNGDNPTVVDLLNQDTEEKHVEVRHSKNAQARSSSTLLGLNPSSMYPVQNQYRFAMPTYGPYQQIVNEHPEIAGQMNARAAIQEQATPQNRATTPTQNTIPRINPADLQHAMLLQQTYQETGTSQTAMQDQQRNQKNYPDPRPVTATQLSAKAQKNDRNKLKNAAASQDSKINVPTDDQEIVGSSAGYDKLRNHHTHIHQHGKFIPRNNIINEAYTTCACSNPSYVVSNGNDETANNLAFTQLGFQQPAEVYQLTPVQENYSPNSGYVALPQTYSNPIVSYHSEYPTGLTGSYYMQDGNTLPVGCQLG; this is encoded by the exons ATGACACAGTTGATATTG ATTTCAGTGGTCGGTCTTTTGATCGGTAACGCCATTGCCGATGTTCTGGTGCAACCTGGCTACGGACAACCGAGTCCTTCGTTGCTTTCGCATCCGATAGTCCAACCATTTTCAACACTTCCACAAGCTGCAAGCCCTGGACTACTCCAGCCACACAGTCCTGGATATCATCTGGAGCTTCACCCTGTCTACGGGCATCTGGGACAGTCTACTGGTGGATTAGGGTATCTACCAGGTCACGATTTATCACGCTCTCTTTCGAAGCCAGCTTATAGACGCCTCCATTTTGGAGGGCTGAGAGGTTTTGGACTTCCTGGCGCGCATGGAATCATTCCCCGCATTCCTGTG CCAGCACCTCGCAGGTTCAGAAGATCCATTGGTGAGCTATCCAATGCCGGGGAGCTACGGGAAAAGCGCGACAGTGCTGCTTTGGCCACGAAGTCGACCCTAAATGGAGACAATCCGACGGTCGTTGATTTGTTAAATCAGGACACAGAAG AGAAACACGTGGAGGTCCGTCACAGTAAAAATGCTCAAGCAAGGTCCTCTTCGACTCTATTAGGCCTGAATCCATCGAGCATGTATCCCGTACAGAATCAATACCGGTTCGCGATGCCAACCTACGGTCCCTATCAGCAGATCGTCAACGAACATCCCGAGATAGCAGGCCAAATGAATGCCCGTGCCGCGATACAGGAACAAGCAACACCGCAGAATCGAGCCACAACACCGACGCAGAATACAATTCCCCGAATAAACCCTGCAGATTTACAACACGCTATGCTGCTGCAACAAACCTATCAGGAAACTGGAACGTCGCAGACCGCCATGCAAGACCAACAAagaaaccaaaaaaattatcctGACCCTAGACCCGTGACCGCTACTCAATTGTCGGCCAAGGCGCAGAAGAACGACcgtaataaattgaaaaatgctgCG GCATCCCAGGATTCGAAAATCAATGTACCAACCGACGACCAGGAGATAGTAGGCTCGTCAGCAGGGTACGACAAGCTCAGGAACCATCATACGCACATACACCAACACGGAAAGTTTATACCTCGCAACAACATCATAAATGAAGCTTACACCACGTGCGCCTGTTCGAATCCTAGCTACGTGGTTTCCAACGGGAACGACGAAACAGCGAATAACTTAGCGTTCACGCAACTCGGTTTCCAACAGCCGGCAGAGGTTTATCAACTTACGCCTGTTCAGGAGAATTATTCACCGAATAGTGGATACGTAGCTTTACCCCAGACATACAGCAATCCCATTGTCAGCTATCACAGTGAATATCCTACCGGTTTGACGGGATCGTACTACATGCAAGATGGCAACACCTTGCCTGTAGGGTGTCAATTAGGATAA